In the Candidatus Mycosynbacter amalyticus genome, one interval contains:
- a CDS encoding GIY-YIG nuclease family protein yields the protein MMSEKRWWLYILKLENEKWYVGITSKTPEARFREHQLGIRGAYWTKVHKPIEIEKFEDLGIVSKEHAETYENTITRQLMKEKGLNNVRGGDLTNTEDYIVRFGWVYSREGWDMAMGVILLSLIIVALVLDKYNWDLRMVLFIILVTVCFEVIPRLWHRMKRDSS from the coding sequence ATGATGTCTGAGAAACGTTGGTGGCTTTACATCCTCAAGCTTGAGAATGAAAAGTGGTACGTAGGTATCACATCGAAAACGCCAGAGGCACGTTTTCGCGAGCACCAACTCGGTATTCGTGGTGCCTACTGGACAAAGGTGCACAAGCCGATTGAAATTGAAAAGTTTGAAGATCTAGGCATTGTGAGTAAAGAGCATGCGGAAACGTATGAGAACACAATCACACGCCAGCTCATGAAAGAAAAGGGTCTCAACAACGTACGCGGTGGTGATTTGACCAACACCGAAGACTATATAGTACGATTTGGCTGGGTGTATAGTCGTGAAGGCTGGGATATGGCGATGGGCGTAATACTTTTGTCGCTTATCATCGTTGCCCTTGTACTAGATAAATATAATTGGGATCTGAGGATGGTGTTGTTCATCATATTGGTGACGGTTTGCTTCGAGGTAATTCCGAGACTGTGGCACAGAATGAAAAGAGATAGCAGCTGA
- a CDS encoding type I restriction endonuclease subunit R has product MTTQSEQTLENNLVAQLVEQGYERVIIADNDELLANLKCQLEKHNAEKLGDTPLSDAEFKRVVNHLDKGNVFDRAKLLRDKMHLVRDDGTSAYIEFINMAKWCHNEYQVAQQIVNDGEYSTRYDVTLLINGLPLVQIELKRRGIELKEAFNQINRYRRHSYASANGLFQYVQLFVISNGVDTKYYANSVSYGGTKKASFKQTFYWTDKANKRISQIDEFARDFLEKCHVSRMITKYIVLNETDKVLMVLRPYQYYAVERIIEKVDSGSNTGGYIWHTTGSGKTLTSFKAAQIMTENPAVDKVLFVVDRNDLDYQTIKEFNSFKEGSVDGTDNTQALVKQLSDPDTKLIVTTIQKLDNAIKRERHASAMESVRDNKIVFIFDECHRSQFGETHRNITEYFTNYQMFGFTGTPIKAENATFNSRFGKRTTADLFGACLHEYVITDAINDGNVLKFSVEYVGRFKQREDSKTNIDIDVEAIDTREAMEGDARVDKITDYIITNHDYKTHNRDFTAMMCVGSTDVLRKYYDAFAARSHNLKIATIFSYQANEEDKDADGMIDEVDIDMAGSAQINEHSRDVLERAMGDYNTMFGTNYTTRDSKSFYNYYKDIAKRVKSREIDILLVVNMFLTGFDSKTLNTLYVDKNLRYHGLLQAYSRTNRILNEVKSQGNIVVFRNLKKRTDEAVRLFSDKDASETIFLKSYETYVDEFDAQVTALLAYTPSLGDVDMLVGEEAKRHFVELFREVMRTRNVLLSFADFGYDDTAMTAQQFEDYKSKYLDLYFETKGDNAEKDSILNEVDFELELVRRDEINVDYILRLLARYVDADDTEKAKLHKQIDDLMSGDEKLRSKRELIEKFISGWLPDITDSEQVDVEFQKYWSAEEKRAIEQLASEEGLDTERLEKLIADYSYSGRKPRQDDYVRTLTQTPGIRERSSVIERIADKFTKFIRVFVDDV; this is encoded by the coding sequence ATGACAACCCAATCTGAACAAACCCTCGAGAACAACCTTGTAGCCCAACTCGTGGAGCAGGGGTATGAGCGCGTCATCATCGCAGACAACGACGAGTTGCTCGCGAACCTCAAGTGCCAGTTAGAAAAGCACAACGCCGAGAAGCTTGGTGATACACCACTGAGCGACGCGGAGTTTAAACGCGTCGTAAACCACCTAGACAAAGGCAACGTGTTTGACCGCGCCAAGCTACTGCGCGACAAAATGCACCTCGTGCGCGATGACGGCACTAGCGCCTATATAGAATTCATTAACATGGCCAAATGGTGCCACAACGAGTACCAAGTGGCGCAACAGATTGTAAATGACGGCGAGTATAGCACTCGCTACGATGTGACGCTACTGATTAACGGCTTACCACTGGTGCAAATCGAGCTCAAACGCCGTGGTATCGAGCTCAAAGAAGCGTTCAACCAGATAAATCGCTATCGCCGCCACAGTTACGCCAGCGCAAACGGCCTATTCCAATACGTACAGCTTTTCGTCATTAGCAACGGCGTCGACACAAAATACTATGCCAATAGCGTGAGTTACGGCGGCACCAAAAAGGCGAGTTTCAAACAGACGTTTTACTGGACGGATAAAGCAAACAAGCGTATCAGTCAGATCGACGAATTCGCTCGTGATTTCCTGGAGAAATGCCACGTCTCGCGCATGATTACCAAATACATCGTACTCAACGAAACCGACAAAGTATTGATGGTGTTGCGCCCATATCAATACTACGCAGTAGAGCGCATCATCGAAAAGGTCGACAGCGGATCAAACACTGGCGGCTATATATGGCACACTACGGGTAGCGGCAAGACGCTCACCAGCTTCAAGGCGGCGCAGATCATGACAGAAAACCCGGCGGTAGACAAAGTGCTGTTCGTCGTCGACCGCAACGACCTCGATTACCAGACGATCAAAGAGTTCAACAGTTTCAAAGAGGGGAGTGTCGACGGCACCGATAATACGCAAGCACTCGTGAAGCAGCTCAGCGACCCCGACACCAAGCTCATCGTCACGACCATACAGAAGCTCGACAATGCCATCAAACGGGAGCGCCATGCCAGCGCAATGGAATCCGTACGTGACAACAAAATCGTCTTCATCTTCGACGAGTGCCACCGCTCTCAGTTCGGCGAGACACATCGCAATATCACCGAATACTTCACAAATTACCAGATGTTTGGCTTCACCGGTACACCAATTAAAGCAGAGAACGCGACTTTTAATTCACGCTTCGGCAAACGCACTACGGCGGATTTGTTCGGCGCGTGCCTGCACGAATATGTCATTACCGATGCAATCAACGACGGCAATGTACTGAAGTTTAGCGTGGAATACGTAGGGCGGTTCAAACAACGCGAAGATAGCAAGACAAATATCGACATAGACGTAGAAGCTATCGATACGCGCGAAGCTATGGAAGGCGACGCACGGGTAGATAAAATCACTGACTATATCATCACGAATCACGACTACAAGACGCATAACCGCGATTTCACCGCCATGATGTGCGTAGGTTCGACGGATGTACTACGCAAATACTACGATGCGTTTGCTGCGCGTAGTCACAATCTCAAAATCGCGACGATCTTCAGCTACCAAGCCAACGAAGAAGACAAAGATGCCGACGGCATGATCGACGAAGTTGATATCGACATGGCAGGCAGCGCCCAGATAAACGAACACTCGCGCGACGTACTCGAACGTGCCATGGGCGACTACAACACTATGTTTGGCACCAATTACACAACACGTGATAGCAAAAGCTTTTACAACTACTACAAAGACATCGCCAAACGTGTGAAGTCACGCGAAATCGATATCCTACTGGTGGTTAATATGTTCCTGACAGGCTTCGACAGCAAGACACTCAACACACTCTACGTTGACAAGAACCTACGCTACCACGGACTACTACAAGCCTATAGCCGCACCAATCGCATACTGAACGAAGTCAAATCACAGGGTAATATCGTTGTGTTTCGCAATCTCAAGAAGCGAACAGACGAAGCTGTGCGCTTGTTTAGCGACAAAGACGCCAGCGAAACGATATTCCTCAAATCGTACGAAACGTACGTGGACGAGTTTGACGCCCAAGTGACAGCACTCCTAGCATATACACCGAGCCTAGGTGACGTAGATATGCTTGTAGGCGAGGAAGCCAAGCGACATTTCGTAGAGCTGTTTCGCGAAGTCATGCGTACGCGCAATGTACTGCTAAGCTTTGCCGATTTCGGCTACGACGACACGGCTATGACTGCACAGCAATTCGAGGATTACAAAAGCAAATATCTCGACCTATATTTTGAGACCAAAGGTGACAACGCGGAGAAAGATTCGATACTCAACGAAGTAGATTTCGAGCTAGAGCTCGTGCGTCGCGACGAGATAAATGTCGACTACATACTACGCCTGCTTGCAAGGTACGTCGATGCCGACGACACCGAAAAAGCCAAGCTGCACAAACAGATCGATGACCTGATGAGCGGCGACGAAAAACTCCGTAGCAAACGTGAACTGATCGAGAAGTTCATAAGCGGCTGGCTCCCCGACATCACCGACAGCGAGCAAGTAGACGTTGAGTTTCAGAAGTATTGGAGCGCCGAAGAGAAGAGGGCGATCGAGCAACTTGCCAGTGAAGAAGGGCTAGACACCGAACGACTAGAAAAGCTCATCGCGGACTATTCGTATAGTGGACGCAAACCTAGGCAAGACGACTATGTGCGCACACTAACGCAAACGCCTGGCATACGGGAGCGTAGCAGTGTGATCGAGCGCATAGCAGACAAGTTCACCAAGTTTATACGTGTGTTTGTCGATGATGTCTGA
- a CDS encoding restriction endonuclease subunit S → MTPQLRFPAFTDKWQLKKLGDIARVVTGSTPSTADMSLYGDEFLFISPADMNSGRYVTNTRTKLSQKGFEKSRPIPVGSTLFVCIGSTIGKTAQATIECTTNQQINSVIGDDNNVDDDFVYLALSRLSRRISLLAGEQAVPIISKGEFQKTKLSVPSKPEQEKIAEFLTLVDERIAAGEKKLELLQKYKKGVMQKIFTQAIRFRDENGNPYPEWEKKRLGDLFDRVTDKNKENNQNVLTISAQQGLISQTDFFSKIVAAKNVTNYFMLTMGDFAYNKSYSAGYPMGAIKKLNLYTKGIVSTLYICFRAKDSNDNDFFEQVFVYGLQDSEIEKVAQEGARNHGLLNIGVSDFFNIELTLPKSKEEQQKIAALLIALDDKIAAEQTRLTAAKQWKKGLLQRMFI, encoded by the coding sequence GTGACTCCTCAACTTCGTTTTCCAGCGTTTACTGATAAATGGCAGTTAAAGAAGCTTGGCGATATTGCTCGAGTAGTTACCGGTAGCACTCCGAGTACCGCAGATATGAGCCTGTACGGTGATGAATTTTTATTTATTAGCCCCGCTGACATGAATAGTGGACGATATGTAACAAATACAAGAACAAAATTATCGCAGAAAGGCTTTGAAAAATCTAGACCTATACCAGTAGGTAGCACTTTGTTTGTATGTATAGGATCAACGATTGGGAAAACAGCCCAGGCTACGATAGAGTGCACAACCAATCAGCAAATCAATTCCGTGATTGGAGATGATAATAATGTTGACGACGACTTTGTTTATTTGGCATTGAGCCGCTTATCTAGAAGAATATCTTTGCTTGCCGGAGAGCAAGCTGTTCCAATTATTAGTAAGGGTGAGTTTCAAAAAACCAAACTTAGCGTCCCTTCAAAACCAGAGCAGGAAAAAATTGCCGAATTTTTGACACTCGTCGATGAGCGGATTGCGGCGGGCGAGAAAAAGCTTGAGCTGCTACAGAAGTATAAAAAAGGTGTCATGCAAAAAATCTTCACCCAGGCTATTCGCTTCAGGGACGAAAACGGAAATCCATATCCTGAGTGGGAGAAAAAGCGACTCGGAGATCTATTTGATCGAGTTACAGACAAAAATAAAGAAAACAATCAAAATGTACTTACCATTTCTGCACAGCAGGGACTTATAAGTCAGACCGATTTCTTTAGTAAGATTGTTGCCGCAAAGAATGTAACAAACTATTTCATGCTTACCATGGGAGACTTTGCATACAACAAAAGCTATTCAGCCGGATATCCGATGGGTGCAATCAAAAAATTAAACCTGTACACCAAGGGAATCGTATCGACCTTATATATCTGTTTTAGAGCAAAAGATTCAAATGATAATGACTTTTTCGAGCAAGTTTTCGTATATGGGCTTCAAGATTCTGAAATTGAAAAAGTAGCCCAAGAGGGCGCAAGAAATCACGGTCTGCTAAATATCGGCGTTTCAGATTTTTTCAATATTGAGCTTACTTTGCCAAAATCAAAAGAGGAACAACAAAAAATCGCCGCCCTCCTCATCGCGCTCGATGATAAAATAGCAGCAGAACAAACCCGCCTCACCGCCGCCAAGCAGTGGAAGAAGGGACTTTTGCAGAGGATGTTTATATGA
- a CDS encoding type I restriction-modification system subunit M yields MSEDQKKQLQTSLWNIANELRGKMDADEFRDYILGFIFYKYLSEKLELYADTDLLASEDIVYKDVPDTDFEIIDEVRKAALDHLGYFLLPSELFSKMAERTQLDDYIEDLQRILANIESSTMGTDSEEDFDKLFSELDLNATKLGKTVNARAELIARVLKHLDKIDFQLGNSQIDILGDAYEYLIGQFASGAGKKAGEFYTPQEVSQVLARIVTNGKKRLKSVYDPACGSGSLLLRIGRYAEVDEYFGQEMNNTTYNLARMNMILHDVHFDRFDIKQDDTLKDPRHTEYRFEAVIANPPFSAKWAGDSDPLNAQDERFSPWGKVAPSSKADYAFISHMVYQLSDSGTMAVVMPHGVLFRGAAEGVIRQALIERNYLDAVIGLPANLFYGTSIPACILVFRKCKIADDVLFIDASKHFEKGKNQNRLRSSDIDKIIETYAARKSEDKYSHVATVEEIKENDYNLNIPRYVDTFEEEAEIDLDTVVSELRVVDAKTSDLDAQIAKFTKELGVRSPF; encoded by the coding sequence GTGTCCGAAGATCAGAAAAAACAACTCCAAACATCACTCTGGAACATTGCCAACGAGCTCCGCGGTAAGATGGACGCCGATGAGTTTCGTGACTACATTCTTGGTTTCATCTTTTACAAATACCTCTCCGAAAAGCTGGAGCTCTACGCAGATACCGACTTGCTTGCAAGTGAGGATATCGTATACAAAGACGTGCCAGACACCGATTTCGAGATTATCGACGAAGTGCGCAAAGCCGCGCTTGATCATCTCGGCTATTTTCTGCTTCCGAGCGAGCTTTTCAGCAAGATGGCCGAGCGCACTCAACTCGACGATTACATAGAAGACTTGCAGCGTATCCTCGCCAATATCGAAAGCAGCACCATGGGTACCGACAGCGAGGAAGATTTCGATAAGCTGTTCTCGGAACTTGATCTCAACGCAACCAAACTCGGCAAGACAGTCAACGCTCGTGCTGAACTGATCGCCAGGGTGCTCAAACACCTCGACAAGATCGATTTCCAGCTCGGCAACAGCCAGATCGATATCCTCGGCGACGCCTACGAATACCTCATCGGCCAGTTCGCTAGCGGCGCAGGCAAAAAGGCTGGAGAATTCTACACGCCGCAAGAAGTCAGCCAAGTACTCGCACGTATCGTCACGAATGGCAAGAAGCGGCTCAAAAGCGTGTACGACCCAGCCTGTGGCTCGGGTTCGCTACTACTGCGTATCGGCCGCTACGCTGAGGTGGACGAATATTTCGGTCAAGAGATGAACAATACCACGTACAATCTTGCTCGTATGAATATGATTTTGCACGATGTGCATTTTGATAGGTTCGATATCAAACAAGACGATACGCTCAAAGATCCGCGACATACTGAATACAGGTTCGAGGCCGTCATCGCCAATCCACCCTTTAGCGCCAAATGGGCGGGCGACAGCGACCCTCTCAACGCACAAGACGAACGCTTCAGTCCATGGGGCAAGGTCGCGCCCAGCAGCAAGGCAGACTACGCGTTCATCTCACACATGGTCTACCAGCTCAGCGACAGCGGTACTATGGCAGTGGTGATGCCACACGGTGTGCTGTTTCGCGGCGCGGCAGAAGGTGTGATTCGCCAAGCGCTTATAGAGCGCAACTATCTCGATGCCGTCATCGGCCTGCCGGCAAATCTGTTCTACGGCACCAGCATCCCAGCATGCATATTAGTGTTCCGCAAATGCAAGATAGCAGACGACGTGCTATTCATCGACGCCAGTAAGCATTTCGAAAAAGGCAAAAACCAAAACCGCCTTCGCTCGAGCGACATCGACAAGATTATCGAGACATACGCCGCGCGAAAGAGCGAAGACAAATACAGCCATGTCGCGACGGTAGAGGAAATCAAAGAAAACGATTATAATCTCAACATCCCACGCTACGTCGATACATTCGAGGAAGAAGCAGAGATTGACCTCGATACTGTCGTATCAGAGCTGCGAGTCGTCGACGCCAAAACCTCAGACCTTGACGCGCAGATAGCCAAATTCACCAAGGAGCTCGGCGTTAGATCGCCGTTTTAG
- a CDS encoding response regulator transcription factor — protein sequence MAIKTILCIEDDRLIGEMYVRSLRKAGYEVDWMVSGNDGLVAARNKPYDLILLDVMLPERRGSDILGALRTKERDLIPNSKVLVLTNFEQDEESRMAMEHHADGYLIKADITPRKLLSIIESLDSTQHDD from the coding sequence ATGGCCATCAAAACAATTCTGTGTATCGAAGACGACCGCCTGATAGGGGAAATGTATGTGCGTAGCCTTCGCAAAGCAGGCTACGAGGTTGACTGGATGGTGAGCGGCAACGACGGTTTAGTAGCCGCTCGCAACAAGCCTTACGATTTGATCTTACTCGACGTCATGTTGCCCGAACGGCGGGGTAGCGATATCCTTGGCGCACTTCGCACCAAAGAGCGCGACCTCATACCCAACAGCAAAGTGCTGGTACTGACAAATTTCGAACAAGACGAAGAATCGCGCATGGCGATGGAGCATCATGCCGACGGCTACCTAATCAAAGCAGATATCACTCCGCGCAAGCTCCTGAGCATCATCGAATCACTCGATAGCACGCAGCACGACGACTAG
- a CDS encoding sensor histidine kinase produces the protein MAVDKHSSHKPKRQINDFYRHHHRTSLIIIVIFQFVSVGVLAGAMLVSGILTHEQPLFWALICLALAAGLAVNIIALGVIIEPVRAITSALSYVAGEESSVTPPNPNAKRYEQDGTKPMLDLIYGLTYARDTGDDTHAPSSSRNTNTAAPLLEDALASTSSSLVVFGPSGDIEYASTHAPVRTNPQGVRSLDLMFDSGDVTLEYWLKDCAKTKLGGEKLWTRVHTNPDSSSDPRIFDIVASYNRDSKAEVVLIIQDRTDQYEPDEKDLDFIAFAAHELRGPITVIRGYLDVFDDELDGKLTAEQKTLLGRLVVSANRLSTYINNILNVSRYDKKHYRVELTEQRLYEVYDSIAHDMEMRAATLGRILAVDIAHDLPTVAADANSITEVFSNLIDNAIKYSNEGGIIKVSAQTVGDTIEVSVSDNGIGMPDGVVHNLFHKFYRSHRSREQVAGSGIGLYISKAIVESHGGNISVNSSENKGSTFTFSLPIYSTVEQKLKESDNGNNEKVIKKKSNWITNHNMYRG, from the coding sequence ATGGCAGTAGACAAGCATTCGTCGCACAAGCCTAAGCGCCAGATCAACGACTTCTATCGACATCATCATCGTACCAGTCTCATCATCATAGTGATTTTCCAGTTTGTCAGTGTCGGAGTACTCGCGGGTGCTATGCTCGTATCGGGCATTCTGACTCATGAGCAGCCGCTTTTTTGGGCGCTCATCTGCTTGGCGCTTGCGGCCGGGCTGGCTGTCAACATCATCGCGCTCGGAGTTATCATCGAGCCAGTGCGCGCTATCACATCAGCCCTCTCATATGTCGCCGGTGAAGAGTCGTCTGTCACACCACCAAACCCAAATGCCAAACGCTACGAACAAGATGGCACCAAGCCTATGCTCGATCTCATCTACGGACTCACCTATGCCCGCGATACAGGAGACGATACACATGCGCCATCCAGTAGCCGCAACACAAATACCGCTGCTCCACTACTCGAGGATGCGCTCGCAAGTACATCATCTAGCCTCGTCGTCTTCGGCCCATCTGGAGATATCGAGTACGCTAGCACTCACGCACCCGTACGCACAAATCCCCAGGGCGTCCGCTCGCTCGATCTCATGTTCGACAGCGGTGACGTGACGCTCGAGTATTGGCTCAAAGATTGCGCAAAAACCAAACTCGGTGGCGAAAAACTCTGGACACGCGTCCACACCAATCCCGATAGTTCATCAGACCCTCGTATATTTGACATCGTTGCCAGCTACAACCGTGACAGTAAGGCCGAGGTTGTACTCATTATCCAAGATCGCACCGACCAGTACGAACCAGATGAGAAAGATCTCGACTTTATCGCATTTGCTGCTCACGAGCTTCGTGGCCCTATCACTGTCATCCGCGGTTATCTCGACGTATTCGACGACGAACTCGACGGCAAGCTCACCGCAGAGCAGAAAACACTCCTCGGCCGCCTTGTCGTTTCTGCCAATCGCTTGAGTACCTACATCAACAACATTCTCAATGTCTCGCGCTACGACAAGAAACATTACCGCGTGGAACTCACCGAGCAACGCCTATACGAAGTCTATGATTCTATCGCACACGACATGGAAATGCGTGCAGCCACGCTTGGTCGTATATTGGCAGTCGACATTGCGCATGACCTCCCCACAGTTGCAGCCGACGCCAATAGCATCACCGAAGTATTCTCAAACCTCATCGACAACGCGATCAAATACAGCAACGAAGGCGGTATCATCAAGGTTAGCGCCCAGACCGTCGGCGACACGATCGAGGTCTCCGTTTCCGACAACGGTATCGGCATGCCGGATGGCGTGGTGCACAATCTCTTTCACAAGTTTTATCGCAGCCACCGCTCACGAGAGCAGGTCGCTGGCTCTGGCATCGGTCTCTACATCTCCAAAGCTATCGTAGAGTCCCACGGCGGCAACATCAGCGTCAACAGTTCAGAAAACAAAGGTTCGACATTTACGTTTAGCCTGCCCATTTACTCCACGGTTGAACAAAAACTCAAAGAAAGCGATAATGGGAACAACGAGAAAGTCATCAAGAAGAAATCAAATTGGATCACCAACCATAACATGTACCGAGGGTAA
- a CDS encoding DUF3048 domain-containing protein — protein sequence MDAHKHAQALTAWMVEHKKVTALAAGVALVMAAGLISFTIFYQKPVAEISVPLTHAVPKKPVVSAKYYSPLTGLELPDDASTKGNITAIMIENSPDARPQSGLQQADTVYEAIAEGGITRFAALYQQQRPELIGPVRSLRMYYLDWITPYDAGIAHVGGSLFALQEVRNGTHKDLDQFFNSGTYWRATDRYAPHNVYTSFARLDGLNASRGYNQSNAQAIPRGDTPIAGATANQVNVTMSGPTYNSSWQYDAGSNTYLRSHAGKPHIDREKGQISTQVLVVLKQQMDTVMEDGWRENYHTSGTGDAVVISGGKAVEVTWHKENMQKQMFFTNKADGKEFPLPRGKTWISAVPVNDGGGVSWQ from the coding sequence ATGGACGCCCACAAACACGCACAGGCGCTCACCGCATGGATGGTGGAACACAAAAAAGTGACGGCTCTCGCAGCCGGAGTTGCTTTAGTGATGGCCGCCGGTCTGATAAGTTTCACTATCTTCTACCAAAAACCGGTCGCAGAGATATCAGTCCCGCTCACGCACGCCGTACCCAAAAAACCTGTCGTATCAGCCAAATATTACTCGCCGCTCACTGGACTCGAGCTACCAGACGATGCCAGCACCAAAGGTAACATCACCGCCATCATGATAGAGAATAGCCCGGATGCTCGCCCGCAATCCGGCTTGCAGCAAGCAGACACCGTGTACGAGGCTATCGCAGAAGGTGGTATTACGCGTTTCGCCGCGCTTTATCAGCAGCAACGACCCGAACTTATAGGCCCCGTACGGAGCCTACGCATGTACTATCTCGACTGGATCACTCCATACGATGCTGGCATAGCCCATGTAGGCGGTAGTCTATTTGCTCTCCAAGAAGTTCGCAACGGCACCCACAAAGATCTCGACCAATTCTTCAATAGCGGTACATACTGGCGCGCAACTGATCGCTATGCACCGCACAATGTCTATACCAGCTTCGCCCGACTCGATGGACTCAACGCATCGCGTGGCTATAACCAGTCCAACGCACAGGCAATCCCTCGCGGTGATACACCGATTGCCGGCGCCACGGCAAACCAAGTCAATGTCACGATGAGCGGCCCTACTTACAACAGCTCGTGGCAGTACGATGCCGGCAGCAACACATACCTACGATCACACGCCGGAAAACCGCATATAGACCGTGAAAAAGGTCAGATCAGCACACAAGTGCTAGTAGTCCTCAAGCAGCAGATGGACACCGTCATGGAAGACGGCTGGCGCGAAAACTACCACACATCTGGCACTGGCGACGCCGTCGTAATATCTGGCGGCAAGGCAGTCGAGGTCACCTGGCACAAAGAAAACATGCAGAAGCAGATGTTTTTCACCAACAAAGCAGACGGCAAAGAGTTTCCGCTGCCACGCGGCAAGACCTGGATCAGCGCCGTACCGGTCAACGACGGGGGAGGTGTCTCATGGCAGTAG
- the gltX gene encoding glutamate--tRNA ligase yields the protein MTHIRTRFAPSPTGFMHVGGVRTALFAWLIAQQAAGTFILRIEDTDKVREVEGSIAQIEDSLHWLGIDWQEGIDKGGDYGPYLQSERLDIYKQWADKLVASGRAYADPYTRDELDAFRELAKAEKRPFLYRHHRPENPPEWDGSQPLRFRSDPKEYRWHDAVMGDLSTGPEAIDDFILVKSDGYPTYNFCHIIDDMLMGVTHVLRSQEFISSTPKFLNLYEALEIERPTLGTLPFVMAIDGKKKLGKRDGAKDVLEYGREGYLSEAMMNFLATLGWNDGTEQEVFTVQELIDKFSLDRVQKSPARFDEKRLLWLNGQHIRMLSLDELIERVTDFWPAAAAGASDEHKREVLALVQDRLKTLADLPILTSYFFEEPDPNWLMLADNKQLRKLEHEQIRSLLTATRDTLADTSVAFEPSTLQETLNQLLETTGEKPGILLSLIRLAVSWAPFSPALSDTLATLGRDITIARIDRALHALDD from the coding sequence ATGACACATATTCGTACTCGGTTTGCTCCCAGTCCTACCGGTTTCATGCATGTTGGCGGCGTTCGCACCGCGCTGTTCGCCTGGCTTATCGCACAGCAAGCCGCAGGTACGTTCATCCTCCGTATCGAAGATACCGACAAAGTTCGCGAAGTCGAGGGCAGTATCGCACAAATAGAAGACAGCTTACATTGGCTTGGTATTGATTGGCAAGAGGGAATCGACAAAGGTGGTGACTACGGACCATACCTCCAATCAGAACGTCTCGACATCTACAAACAGTGGGCAGACAAACTCGTCGCAAGCGGACGCGCCTACGCCGACCCGTACACCCGCGACGAACTCGACGCGTTTCGTGAACTCGCCAAAGCCGAGAAACGACCGTTTCTGTATCGCCATCATCGCCCAGAGAACCCGCCAGAGTGGGACGGCTCGCAGCCACTACGTTTCCGCTCGGACCCCAAAGAATACCGGTGGCATGATGCTGTCATGGGCGATCTATCTACCGGTCCAGAAGCTATCGACGACTTCATCCTCGTCAAATCCGACGGCTACCCAACATACAATTTCTGCCATATCATCGACGATATGCTCATGGGTGTCACGCATGTGCTGCGTAGCCAAGAGTTTATTAGTAGCACACCGAAGTTTCTCAATCTCTACGAAGCACTGGAAATCGAGCGGCCTACGCTCGGCACCTTGCCGTTTGTTATGGCTATCGACGGCAAAAAAAAGCTTGGCAAACGCGACGGCGCCAAAGACGTCCTAGAGTACGGCCGCGAAGGCTACCTGTCAGAAGCCATGATGAACTTCTTGGCTACCCTCGGGTGGAATGACGGTACAGAGCAAGAAGTTTTCACCGTACAAGAACTAATCGATAAGTTCAGTCTCGACCGGGTTCAGAAATCCCCAGCACGCTTCGACGAAAAGCGCCTACTGTGGCTCAATGGCCAGCATATTCGCATGCTGAGTCTCGACGAGCTCATAGAGCGTGTGACGGATTTCTGGCCGGCGGCCGCGGCAGGTGCCAGCGACGAGCACAAGAGGGAAGTGCTTGCGCTCGTCCAAGATCGCCTCAAGACGCTCGCCGACCTACCTATACTCACTAGCTATTTCTTCGAAGAGCCTGACCCAAACTGGCTCATGCTCGCAGATAACAAACAGCTTCGCAAACTCGAGCACGAGCAGATCCGTAGCCTCCTCACCGCCACACGCGATACACTTGCAGACACGAGCGTCGCGTTTGAGCCATCCACACTCCAAGAGACCCTTAATCAGCTCCTCGAGACCACAGGCGAAAAACCTGGTATCCTGCTTAGCCTCATTCGACTCGCAGTCAGTTGGGCGCCGTTTAGTCCTGCACTATCAGACACTCTTGCCACCCTAGGTCGCGATATCACTATCGCTCGCATAGACCGCGCACTTCACGCACTCGACGACTAG